DNA sequence from the Agrobacterium tumefaciens genome:
GCCGATGCAGCTTTACCGCTCCCCCGCCAACCTCTTCGTCGCCGGCTTCATCGGCTCGCCGCGCATGAACCTCATCACCGGCGACTTCGCCCGCAGCAAGAACGCCGCCACCGCCGGCGTGCGACCGGAGCATCTGGCGCTGTCGAAAGAAAGCGGGCTGTGGCAGGGCAAGGTCACCGTCGCCGAACATCTCGGCTCCGATACCTTCCTGCATCTCGAGGTGTCAGGCATCGGCCCGATTACCGCAAGGACCGATGGCGAGTTCGAATGCAGGCATGGCGATACCGTCTTCATCACCCCGGACGAGACAAAGATCCACAGGTTCGATGAAAAGGGTGGGGCGATCTAGGTGCTGGCTTTCACAAGGTTTTTCATTCACAGCGGACCCGCAGGCGCGTGGGCTTACCCCCTCTGCCCTGCCGGGCATCTCCCCCTCAAGGGGGGAGATCGATCTGCGGCAAAGTCTCGCACATCTCGAAGCTTGCGAGTGAAGCGATGAAAGAGCCTCTTGCCGATCTCCCCCCTTGAGGGGGAGATGCCCGGCAGGGCAGAGGGCGGTAAGCCCACGCGCCTGCGGGTCCGCGTGAATGGAAAATCTTGTGAAAGCTCACTTCCAGCCGGAGCCTCCACAATAGACGACCGAAGGGCAATCTGATGCCACGGTTGGCGCGTTTGCGAAGGTTCTCAACGTCTCCAGCTTTTCGTCGTTCCGGCTTTAGCCAAAATGACGGAGGGGGCATACAACGGCACAGGAAACCCTCCCGCCGAGTACTATGCCAAACCTCACGCCTCCCCGATCCTGACGCCATTCCTGTCGAAGACATGCAGCCTTTCCTGCGGGAAACCGACCCGCAGGGACTTGCCCGGCTGCAACAATGCCCGGTCCGACGAGAACAGCTTGAAGGGCAATCCATGCACGGTGAGGTGCAGGATAACGCCGAGGCCGGTCGGTTCGACGAGATCCACCGTCGCCTCGACGCTGCTTTCGGCGGGTGAGACGGTGACATGTTCCGGGCGGATGCCGAGCGTAACCGGCTCGCCATCGGCAAGCTTCACATCACGGCCGAGCGCGAGGCGCGTGCCGTCACCCAGCACGACGAAACTGCCGCCATTCTCCCGTTGCAGCCGTCCTTCGAGGAAATTCATGCCCGGCGAACCGATGAAACCGGCGACGAAAAGATTGGCGGGACGGTCGTAGAGATCAAGTGGCGCGCCGATCTGCTGCACATGGCCGGCATTCATGGCGACGATACGCGAGGCGAGCGTCATCGCCTCGATCTGGTCATGGGTGACGTATACCGAGGTCGCGCCGAGATCGGCATGCATGCGCTTGATTTCGGCGCGCATCTGCTCGCGAAGCCGGGCATCGAGGTTGGAGAGCGGTTCATCGAACAGGAAGGCTTTCGGCTGGCGCACGATGGCGCGGCCCATGGCGACGCGCTGGCGCTGGCCGCCGGAGAGCGCCTTCGGGCGACGGGCGAGATAGGGATCGAGGCCGAGCTTTGCCGAAGCACCTGCCACCGCCGCCGCGATGGTTTCCTTGGTGCTGCGGCGCAGGCGCAGGCTATAGCTCATATTGTCGGCGACGCTCATATGCGGATAGAGCGCATAGGACTGGAACACCATGGCGATATCGCGATCCTTCGGCCGGCGATCATTGACGCGTTCGCCGTCGATGGACAGGTCGCCGGATGTTATCTCTTCAAGCCCGGCGATCATGCGCAGCAGCGTCGATTTTCCGCAACCGGAGGGACCGACGAGGACGATGAACTCGCCATCCCTGATATCAAGATCGACGCCATGCAGCACGGCGAGGTCGCCATAGGTCTTGCCGACATTCTTCAGCTCGATGGAAGCCATGGGATTATCCTTTCACCGCGCCGGCCGTCAGGCCCTGCACGAGATAACGTTGAATGAGCAGGAAGAAGAGGCAGGCCGGTATGAGCGCCAGAACGCCCGCCGCCATCATCTGCCCGAAATCGACGGAAAATTTCGAAACGAAGGTCAGAAGGCCAACCGGGAATGTGGCGCTCTGGTTGCCGGAAATCAGCATCAGCGCAAACAGAAGTTCACTCCACGCGGCGGTGAAGACGAAGCCGAGCGTGGCGGCAATGCCCGGCAATGTCAGCGGCAGGATGATCTGGCGGAAGGCCGTAAACCGGCTCGCCCCGTCGATCATCGCCGCCTCTTCCAGATCCTTCGGAATGCCATCGAAGAACGACTGCATGAGGAAGGTAGCAAAGGGCACGTTGAAGGCCGTATAGACGATGACGAGGCCCGTCAGGCTGTTGGTGAGGCCGAGCGGCGACAGCATCTTGAAGATCGGCGCGACCAGCATGACCAGCGGGAACATCTGGGTGATCAGCATCAGGGCGATGATCCAGTATTTGCCCTTGAAGCGGAATCGCGACAGGGCATAACCCGACAGCGAGGAGAGTACCGTTACGGCAAGCGCCGTTGAGCCGGCGACGATGACGCTGTTCTTAAAAAACGTCGGGAAAGCACTGTTTTCTATGACGAAACGATAGTGATCCCATGTCGCCCGCGATGGCCACATCCTGACGCCTTCGCTATAAAGCAGGTCATTCGGCGTCACGGACACCTTGAGCAGCCAGAACAGCGGGAAAAGCGCGAAGGCGATGTATGCGAGGATCGCCAGACGATGGGCAAGGGTGAGAAATATCCTTGATGTCATCGGTCAGTCCTTCTCGATCAGGCGCTGGCGCAAAAGCACGATCAGCATGGAATAGGCGAGCAGCAGCACCAGAAGCACCAGCGCAATGGCCGAGGCATAACCGAAATCCAGACGCCGGAAGGCCTGGGTGAAGATGTAGCTGGCGACGATCTGCGTGCGGTCGGCCGGCCCGCCATTGGTCATGACGATGATGAGATCGGCGAAATTGGCGATCCAGACGGTGCGCAACAGGATGGTGATGGCGATGGTGGGCGCCAGGAATGGCAGGGTGATGGAGGTGAAGCGCTGCAGCGGGTTCGCGCCGTCGATTTCCGCCGCCTCGTAAAGATCGCGCGGGATAGCCTGAAGCGCGGCCAACAGGGTAATGGCGAAGAAGGGAATGCCCCACCAGACATTGGCGATGATCGGCCCCCACATGGCAAGCTGCGGATCGGCGAGAATATTGTTGGGTGCGGATAACAGCCCGAGCGACACCATCCAGTGTGGCAACGGCCCGATGACCGGGTTGAACAGCCAGGCCCAGTTGAGACCGGCAAGGAAGGTCGGCACGGCCCATGGCAGGAACACCAGCGCCTGCGCCAGCCCCCTGCCCGCAAAGGGCTTGTCCAGCAGCAGCGCCAGAATGAGACCGAAGAAGAATTGCAGGAAGACGGAAGCGCCGGTCCACCACAGCGTATTTTTCAACGCCCGGTAAAAGGCCGTGTCCTGCGACAGCGCCTCCAGATGTTTCAGGCCAACGAAACCGCCGGAAAACGGATTGAGCAGTTGCACATCGCG
Encoded proteins:
- a CDS encoding ABC transporter ATP-binding protein, producing MASIELKNVGKTYGDLAVLHGVDLDIRDGEFIVLVGPSGCGKSTLLRMIAGLEEITSGDLSIDGERVNDRRPKDRDIAMVFQSYALYPHMSVADNMSYSLRLRRSTKETIAAAVAGASAKLGLDPYLARRPKALSGGQRQRVAMGRAIVRQPKAFLFDEPLSNLDARLREQMRAEIKRMHADLGATSVYVTHDQIEAMTLASRIVAMNAGHVQQIGAPLDLYDRPANLFVAGFIGSPGMNFLEGRLQRENGGSFVVLGDGTRLALGRDVKLADGEPVTLGIRPEHVTVSPAESSVEATVDLVEPTGLGVILHLTVHGLPFKLFSSDRALLQPGKSLRVGFPQERLHVFDRNGVRIGEA
- a CDS encoding carbohydrate ABC transporter permease: MTSRIFLTLAHRLAILAYIAFALFPLFWLLKVSVTPNDLLYSEGVRMWPSRATWDHYRFVIENSAFPTFFKNSVIVAGSTALAVTVLSSLSGYALSRFRFKGKYWIIALMLITQMFPLVMLVAPIFKMLSPLGLTNSLTGLVIVYTAFNVPFATFLMQSFFDGIPKDLEEAAMIDGASRFTAFRQIILPLTLPGIAATLGFVFTAAWSELLFALMLISGNQSATFPVGLLTFVSKFSVDFGQMMAAGVLALIPACLFFLLIQRYLVQGLTAGAVKG
- a CDS encoding carbohydrate ABC transporter permease, which translates into the protein MSYAHGAGPVAARKPAGKPAMRRFADWAEPWLYSAPVLVLIVAVMLVPLVLGLSYAFRDVQLLNPFSGGFVGLKHLEALSQDTAFYRALKNTLWWTGASVFLQFFFGLILALLLDKPFAGRGLAQALVFLPWAVPTFLAGLNWAWLFNPVIGPLPHWMVSLGLLSAPNNILADPQLAMWGPIIANVWWGIPFFAITLLAALQAIPRDLYEAAEIDGANPLQRFTSITLPFLAPTIAITILLRTVWIANFADLIIVMTNGGPADRTQIVASYIFTQAFRRLDFGYASAIALVLLVLLLAYSMLIVLLRQRLIEKD